Proteins encoded together in one Candidatus Sulfotelmatobacter sp. window:
- a CDS encoding cation:proton antiporter gives MSHKSRNFVVAYALLVGLPLLGLGAVLRTGRTTQAPTAIGGVFKLESGVGHVLMPDLFILILQIAVVLSVCRIVGAIFQKIGQPRVVGEMFAGIMLGPSLLGWLSPHSSSYLFPPSSLGFLNALSQIGVLVFMFVVGLGINPRELKKQGHAAVLTSHVGISAPFVLASLLSLYLYPRLSIVNNNDSVTFTSFTLFMGAAMSITAFPVLARILQERNLLGSRLGTVAIGCAAVGDATGWCILAYIVVLIRAAHSTGSIWVTIGGIAVFGLIMIYGVRPLLRGCERVYKSTGALSENLIALMLLLVLISALCTELLGIHALFGAFLMGAIMPKQRHFVRYVLDRFETITVTLLLPLFFAFTGLRTNIGLVKGSEMWMYCGLIILVATAGKLGGTTLAAWFTGIPLREAAGLGTLMNTRGLMELVILNIGLDIGVISPALFSMMVIMALVTTFMTTPVLGLICPKEFLAIEPEKVVAQSSPMPIDVPEGQSQVA, from the coding sequence ATGTCGCACAAGAGCCGCAATTTCGTTGTGGCGTACGCTCTGCTTGTGGGCTTGCCTTTGCTCGGACTCGGAGCCGTCCTGAGAACTGGACGTACCACCCAGGCTCCGACTGCGATCGGCGGCGTCTTCAAACTGGAAAGCGGCGTCGGGCACGTTCTGATGCCCGACCTGTTCATCCTTATCCTCCAGATTGCAGTCGTGCTATCAGTCTGCCGGATTGTGGGCGCAATCTTTCAGAAGATCGGCCAGCCCCGCGTTGTGGGCGAGATGTTTGCGGGCATCATGCTGGGCCCATCCTTGCTGGGTTGGTTGTCGCCGCATTCTTCTTCTTATCTGTTTCCGCCCTCCAGCCTCGGCTTCCTGAACGCCTTAAGCCAGATCGGCGTGCTGGTTTTCATGTTCGTTGTAGGTCTCGGAATCAATCCCAGAGAGCTGAAAAAGCAGGGTCACGCGGCGGTGCTGACCAGCCACGTCGGTATCAGCGCTCCCTTTGTCCTAGCGTCGCTGCTCTCGCTATATCTGTATCCCCGGCTTTCGATCGTGAATAATAACGACAGCGTAACCTTCACCAGCTTTACGTTGTTTATGGGCGCTGCGATGAGCATTACCGCGTTCCCCGTGCTGGCGCGAATTCTTCAGGAACGCAATCTGCTGGGCAGCCGCCTGGGGACTGTCGCGATTGGCTGCGCAGCGGTCGGCGATGCGACGGGATGGTGCATTCTTGCCTACATCGTAGTTCTGATCCGTGCAGCACATTCGACAGGCTCCATCTGGGTAACTATCGGCGGCATTGCTGTCTTCGGCTTGATCATGATCTATGGCGTCCGCCCGCTCTTGCGCGGCTGCGAGCGCGTTTACAAATCGACCGGCGCATTGAGCGAGAACTTGATCGCGTTGATGCTCCTGCTGGTTCTGATCTCGGCGCTCTGCACTGAGTTGCTTGGGATTCACGCGCTTTTCGGCGCATTTCTGATGGGCGCCATTATGCCCAAGCAGCGCCATTTCGTTCGGTATGTGCTGGATCGTTTTGAAACCATCACCGTCACTCTGCTGCTGCCTTTGTTTTTCGCCTTCACCGGACTCCGTACCAACATCGGGTTGGTCAAAGGTTCGGAGATGTGGATGTACTGCGGCCTGATCATTCTAGTGGCGACGGCGGGAAAACTTGGGGGCACTACGTTGGCCGCTTGGTTCACTGGAATCCCTCTGCGGGAAGCGGCTGGCCTGGGCACGCTGATGAACACGCGCGGCCTCATGGAGTTGGTGATCCTGAACATCGGCCTCGATATCGGAGTCATCTCTCCGGCCCTGTTCTCCATGATGGTGATCATGGCATTGGTTACGACCTTCATGACGACGCCGGTTCTAGGCTTGATTTGCCCGAAGGAGTTTCTGGCGATAGAGCCTGAAAAAGTGGTCGCACAATCTTCGCCAATGCCAATCGATGTGCCCGAAGGCCAGAGCCAGGTAGCCTGA
- a CDS encoding CocE/NonD family hydrolase translates to MRSALRLGLSLVIAISAAAQETQQPHAKPPFNYQEVMIPVRDGVHLQTAILAPIDQSGPLPILFRRTPYGVPEKSPEQVPTSFKELMQDGYILVFQNLRGRFKSEGTFNLSSWVDLKDPKATNETTDAYDSIEWLVKNVPNNNGKVGMFGVSYDGLTTALTLLHPHPALVAISEQASPVDQWMNDDDHRYGALRESYDFEYAVMEQSDKNKNTHFDFETYDTYQWYLDLGPLLNINAKYLHGAIPYWNSSVEHPDYDEFWKKEAWVSQLHASTVPNLNVAGFWDQEDPWGPWQIFRHAEENDPQHTNFIVAGPWYHGEWQSPKGDSIGLIPFGAHETAREFRENIQAPFFRYYLHGKGEKPAWQASTFQSGSNTWRTYPAWPPKEAKPTKLYLHADGTLSFSLPSAGKAYREYVSDPANPVPYRQRPISPTYPAGDWRTWEVADQRFVDNRPDVLTFASAPLDHDLTITGPLAANLYASTSGTDSDFVVKLIDVYPQDAQKNAWNPDEGPKPGQYAQSLNGYELPIAMEVRRGRYLTSYEKPAPLIANKPTEWNVPLRDHDHVFLKGHRIMVQIQSTWFPVIDRNPQKFVPSIYRAAASDFVSATQRVYCSSDLPSYLVLPVMP, encoded by the coding sequence GTGCGTTCAGCTCTGCGCCTTGGCTTGTCCTTGGTTATCGCGATTTCCGCCGCCGCACAGGAAACTCAGCAGCCTCACGCGAAGCCGCCCTTCAACTACCAGGAAGTGATGATTCCGGTGCGCGACGGAGTTCACTTGCAGACCGCGATCCTCGCTCCCATTGACCAGTCGGGCCCGCTGCCTATTCTGTTTCGCCGTACGCCCTACGGCGTTCCCGAGAAATCGCCCGAGCAAGTTCCCACTTCCTTCAAAGAACTCATGCAGGACGGCTACATCCTCGTCTTCCAGAATCTGCGCGGCCGCTTCAAATCCGAGGGCACATTTAATCTGTCGTCCTGGGTCGATCTGAAAGATCCCAAAGCCACCAACGAAACCACCGACGCCTACGACTCGATCGAGTGGCTGGTGAAAAATGTTCCCAACAATAATGGCAAAGTCGGCATGTTCGGCGTCTCCTACGATGGGCTGACCACCGCGCTCACGCTGCTCCATCCGCACCCGGCGCTCGTCGCCATCAGCGAACAAGCCTCGCCCGTCGATCAGTGGATGAACGATGACGATCATCGCTACGGCGCTCTCCGCGAGAGTTACGACTTCGAATATGCGGTCATGGAGCAGTCGGACAAAAATAAGAACACGCATTTCGACTTCGAGACCTACGACACCTACCAGTGGTATCTCGATCTCGGCCCGCTATTGAATATCAATGCGAAATATCTGCACGGGGCGATTCCGTACTGGAATTCCAGCGTGGAGCACCCTGACTACGACGAGTTCTGGAAAAAAGAAGCGTGGGTCAGCCAACTGCACGCTTCGACCGTCCCCAACCTGAACGTGGCTGGATTCTGGGATCAGGAAGATCCCTGGGGACCGTGGCAGATTTTTCGACACGCCGAAGAGAACGATCCGCAGCATACCAATTTCATCGTTGCCGGCCCCTGGTATCACGGCGAATGGCAGTCTCCCAAGGGCGACAGCATTGGCTTGATTCCCTTCGGAGCGCACGAAACTGCCCGTGAGTTCCGCGAGAATATTCAGGCGCCGTTCTTCCGCTATTACCTGCACGGGAAAGGCGAGAAGCCGGCATGGCAGGCCAGCACTTTTCAAAGCGGATCAAATACCTGGCGCACGTATCCCGCATGGCCTCCGAAAGAAGCCAAACCCACAAAGCTATATCTGCACGCCGATGGAACGCTTTCCTTCTCCCTACCCAGCGCGGGCAAAGCTTATCGCGAATACGTTTCCGATCCCGCGAATCCCGTGCCGTACCGCCAGCGTCCCATCTCGCCCACGTATCCCGCGGGCGACTGGCGCACATGGGAAGTCGCCGACCAGCGTTTTGTCGACAACCGTCCCGACGTCCTCACCTTCGCGAGCGCTCCCCTTGACCACGATCTCACCATCACCGGCCCGCTGGCGGCGAATCTTTATGCTTCCACTTCCGGAACCGACAGCGATTTCGTAGTTAAGCTGATCGATGTGTATCCACAGGACGCACAAAAAAATGCCTGGAATCCCGACGAAGGCCCCAAACCCGGCCAGTACGCCCAGTCGTTAAACGGATACGAACTACCCATCGCGATGGAAGTGCGCCGCGGCCGCTATCTCACGAGCTACGAAAAGCCCGCACCCCTGATCGCGAATAAACCTACGGAGTGGAATGTCCCTCTGCGCGATCACGATCACGTATTCCTCAAAGGCCATCGCATCATGGTGCAGATCCAATCCACCTGGTTCCCGGTGATCGACCGCAATCCGCAGAAGTTCGTGCCCAGCATCTATCGGGCTGCCGCATCGGATTTCGTCTCGGCCACGCAGCGCGTTTATTGCTCGTCCGATCTGCCGTCATATCTCGTGCTGCCGGTTATGCCCTAG
- a CDS encoding NAD(P)/FAD-dependent oxidoreductase, producing MNHSVPDFEVGIIGGGPAGSSMACYLAKAGVKCVVFERELFPRPHVGESLVPSSTRVFKDLDFLPKMEEAKFPHKFGAVWTTNDENPGYVHDLEGLTPDYNVDIRFEERKQEGMEDRNYTYHVDRGKFDLMLLKHAQELGATVYDGVKVARVDFSPEYPDVYFTIGPKEMSVNCKMVVDCSGRQTFLGNQLKLKIKDTVFDQYAIHSWFDGYDRKVFAKRDTNLDYIYIHFLPISNTWIWQIPITDSVTSLGVVTQKKNFAKSKEDREKFFWETVGSRPLIAETLRKSDRIRPFKEEGDYSYAMKQLAGDRFMLVGDAGRFVDPIFSTGVSIALNSSRFAHKDILTALEKNDFSRAAFTDYETKLRRGTKNWYDFISVYYRLNVLFTYFISDHNYRLDVLKLLQGDVYDEEAPEVLTKMKAMVAKVEQNEKHPWHKLLGDLTSDAFRPTV from the coding sequence ATGAATCATTCAGTCCCTGATTTTGAGGTAGGCATTATCGGCGGTGGGCCCGCAGGATCCAGCATGGCATGCTATCTGGCCAAGGCCGGCGTGAAGTGTGTGGTGTTCGAGCGCGAATTGTTTCCTCGGCCGCACGTTGGCGAGTCGCTCGTTCCGTCCTCGACTCGCGTGTTCAAGGATCTCGACTTCCTGCCCAAAATGGAGGAAGCCAAGTTTCCGCACAAGTTCGGTGCGGTCTGGACGACCAACGACGAGAATCCCGGCTACGTTCACGATCTCGAGGGTTTAACGCCGGATTACAACGTCGACATTCGCTTCGAAGAGCGCAAACAGGAAGGGATGGAGGACCGCAACTATACCTACCACGTGGATCGCGGCAAGTTCGACCTGATGCTGTTGAAGCACGCGCAGGAACTCGGCGCGACGGTGTATGACGGCGTGAAAGTGGCGCGCGTGGACTTCAGCCCCGAGTATCCTGACGTTTACTTCACCATCGGCCCGAAGGAGATGAGCGTCAACTGCAAAATGGTTGTCGATTGCAGCGGACGCCAGACTTTCCTTGGCAATCAGCTCAAGCTGAAAATCAAAGACACCGTGTTCGACCAGTACGCGATTCACTCGTGGTTCGACGGCTACGACCGCAAGGTGTTCGCCAAGCGCGACACGAACCTGGATTACATCTACATCCACTTCCTGCCGATTTCCAACACCTGGATCTGGCAGATTCCAATCACCGACTCCGTTACCAGCCTGGGCGTGGTCACGCAGAAAAAGAATTTCGCCAAGTCGAAAGAAGATCGCGAGAAGTTCTTCTGGGAGACCGTCGGCAGCCGGCCGCTGATCGCCGAGACGCTGCGCAAGTCGGATCGCATTCGTCCCTTCAAGGAAGAAGGCGATTACAGCTACGCTATGAAGCAGCTTGCCGGCGATCGCTTCATGCTGGTGGGCGATGCCGGCCGCTTCGTCGATCCCATCTTCTCGACCGGCGTGAGTATCGCGCTCAACAGTTCGCGCTTCGCGCACAAGGACATTCTCACGGCCCTGGAGAAGAACGATTTCTCGCGCGCGGCCTTCACCGACTATGAAACCAAGCTGCGCCGCGGAACCAAGAATTGGTACGACTTCATCTCGGTCTACTACCGACTGAACGTGCTGTTCACCTACTTCATCAGCGACCACAATTACCGCCTCGACGTGCTGAAGCTTCTTCAGGGAGATGTGTACGACGAAGAAGCTCCCGAAGTGCTCACCAAGATGAAGGCGATGGTGGCAAAAGTGGAGCAGAACGAAAAGCATCCGTGGCACAAACTGCTGGGAGATTTGACCTCGGACGCATTCCGGCCCACGGTCTAG
- a CDS encoding NAD(P)/FAD-dependent oxidoreductase: MNSSAPDFEVGIIGGGPAGSSMAAYLAKSGINCVVFERELMPRPHVGESLVPSSTRVFKDLDFLPKMEEAKFPHKFGAAWTAASDAKVYNMDFGGVSADCHVDIRFEERNQPGVNQNYTYHVDRSKFDLMLLQHANQFGAKVYEGIGVNRVDFSDPNCAAVKYTMGKKEMSTTCRIVVDASGRKTLVGNQMKWRIQDDHFDQYAIHTWFNGYDRRCMASNKQTQGDFIFIHFLPITNTWVWQIPISETVTSIGVVTQKKNFAKSKESREKFFWECIQSRPELYEGLKAQGSEQMGPMKDEGDYSYAMKQLAGDRLVLVGDAGRFVDPIFSTGVSIALNCSRFAHKDIIGALETGNFSREAFATYEATLRRGTKNWYNFISVYYRLNVLFTAFVQDPRYRLDVLKLLQGDVYEDAEPPVLTRMRNIVQQVEKDPNHALHGFLGDLTADAFVEASA, translated from the coding sequence ATGAACTCATCCGCACCTGATTTTGAGGTAGGAATCATTGGAGGCGGCCCTGCAGGTTCCAGCATGGCGGCTTACCTGGCCAAATCCGGTATTAACTGCGTGGTGTTTGAGCGCGAGCTAATGCCCCGTCCCCACGTGGGAGAGTCGCTGGTCCCGTCCTCGACGCGCGTGTTTAAGGACCTCGACTTCCTGCCCAAGATGGAGGAGGCGAAATTTCCCCACAAGTTCGGCGCGGCCTGGACTGCGGCTTCGGACGCGAAGGTCTACAACATGGATTTCGGCGGCGTCTCGGCCGATTGCCATGTGGACATTCGCTTCGAAGAGCGCAATCAGCCCGGCGTGAATCAGAACTACACCTATCACGTGGACCGCAGCAAGTTCGACCTGATGCTGCTCCAGCATGCGAACCAGTTTGGCGCCAAGGTGTACGAAGGCATCGGCGTGAATCGCGTGGATTTCAGCGATCCCAACTGCGCCGCCGTCAAATACACGATGGGCAAGAAAGAAATGAGCACGACTTGCCGCATCGTCGTCGACGCCAGCGGGCGTAAAACTCTGGTCGGCAATCAGATGAAGTGGCGTATTCAGGACGACCATTTCGACCAGTACGCCATTCACACCTGGTTCAACGGTTACGACCGCCGCTGCATGGCTTCCAACAAGCAGACCCAGGGTGATTTTATTTTCATCCACTTCCTTCCCATCACCAATACATGGGTCTGGCAGATTCCCATCAGCGAAACCGTTACGAGCATCGGCGTGGTCACGCAGAAAAAGAATTTTGCCAAGAGCAAAGAATCGCGCGAGAAGTTTTTCTGGGAATGCATCCAGAGCCGTCCTGAGTTGTATGAAGGCCTGAAGGCGCAGGGCTCGGAGCAGATGGGCCCGATGAAGGATGAAGGCGACTACAGCTACGCCATGAAGCAGCTCGCGGGCGACCGGCTGGTGCTGGTCGGCGACGCGGGACGTTTCGTCGATCCCATCTTCTCGACCGGCGTGAGCATCGCGTTGAATTGCTCGCGATTTGCCCACAAAGACATCATCGGCGCGCTCGAGACCGGCAACTTCAGCCGCGAGGCCTTCGCCACTTACGAAGCAACACTCCGTCGCGGCACGAAGAATTGGTACAACTTCATCAGCGTGTACTACCGGCTTAACGTGCTGTTCACGGCTTTCGTGCAGGATCCGCGTTACCGCCTGGATGTGCTCAAGCTTCTGCAAGGCGACGTTTACGAGGATGCCGAGCCGCCAGTTCTGACCCGCATGCGGAATATCGTGCAGCAGGTCGAGAAGGATCCCAATCACGCGCTGCACGGTTTCCTCGGCGACCTCACCGCGGATGCGTTCGTGGAAGCCTCGGCATAG
- a CDS encoding choice-of-anchor D domain-containing protein, which translates to MPAAVRRIGFCFAHCFLASALLLAAASAQISANPASLSFTSTYVGMESATKNLSITNNGTASTTLTAITSSCPEFKLASGTTPYTLAPKQSASFSMFFAPDLSKAFSCTYTVSQQTGAPLAVPFTGTGLGTKAVVSISPTALSFPNQSEGTESSAQTITISNTGTASIKLTSVTLTPPTFIITPVSLPITINAGSFATLSVSYSPTLVTSETGVLGLNFNQIPTKVVDLIGNGVVASSLSLLNLPTLPAATQNAAYQAQLSAAAGTPPYTFSLKPGSIMPTGLTLSTSGLISGTIASTVTTGTYTFTAGVKDNAKKNITKLFSMTVSKTTGAVCNNIWYDVAKTTTPMVALTDLGTSSYLGEEGGLYPSGSNVRPPSHDSDGVAIAKAIVPLDSNGNYSPTGKYAMLAIGESTALDEFSAFVPLANAEPSKNPALVIVNGAQGGATPHLFSDISSPYWNTIVNNYLPDQGVTANQVVAVWVEDTNGIATGTFPGDMTGMQGNYETEMNNVHTLFPHAVLAYFSSRIYAGYSDGVAKIDPEPYAYEAGFAVKNAIGDQLAGNANLNYNSALGTVEAPWMSWGPYYWSNGMLGRSDGFVWTCQDLQADGTHPASPAGDLKVASQLLNFLKTDDTTMPWFLQP; encoded by the coding sequence ATGCCTGCTGCGGTGCGCCGAATCGGCTTCTGCTTTGCCCACTGCTTCCTGGCGAGCGCGCTTCTGCTCGCCGCCGCGTCCGCGCAGATCAGCGCGAATCCCGCCTCGCTATCCTTTACCAGCACCTATGTCGGGATGGAATCCGCGACTAAGAATCTTTCGATCACCAACAACGGTACAGCCAGCACCACGCTTACCGCGATTACTTCGTCGTGCCCGGAGTTCAAGCTGGCGTCGGGCACCACTCCTTACACATTGGCTCCAAAGCAGTCGGCGAGCTTCTCCATGTTTTTCGCGCCGGATCTGTCCAAGGCCTTCAGCTGCACGTATACGGTCAGCCAGCAGACGGGCGCGCCTCTGGCAGTTCCTTTCACTGGAACCGGACTGGGAACCAAAGCGGTAGTGAGCATCAGCCCAACCGCGTTGAGCTTTCCCAATCAGTCTGAGGGAACCGAAAGTTCCGCGCAGACGATTACGATTTCCAATACCGGCACTGCTTCCATCAAGCTGACCTCCGTCACGCTCACGCCGCCTACCTTCATAATCACTCCCGTCTCCCTTCCCATCACCATCAATGCCGGCAGCTTCGCAACGCTCAGCGTCAGCTACAGTCCCACTCTAGTGACCTCCGAGACCGGCGTCCTCGGACTGAACTTCAATCAGATTCCGACCAAAGTCGTCGACCTGATCGGCAACGGAGTCGTCGCCAGTTCGTTGTCGCTGCTCAACCTGCCAACGCTGCCAGCGGCAACTCAGAACGCCGCCTATCAGGCGCAGTTGAGCGCGGCCGCTGGAACCCCACCTTATACCTTCAGCTTGAAGCCGGGATCGATCATGCCCACGGGCCTCACGCTCTCAACCTCTGGCCTCATCAGTGGAACCATTGCCTCGACTGTCACCACCGGCACATATACGTTTACCGCCGGCGTGAAAGACAATGCCAAGAAGAACATTACCAAGCTCTTCAGCATGACGGTTTCGAAAACCACAGGGGCCGTCTGCAACAATATCTGGTACGACGTCGCCAAAACCACGACTCCCATGGTTGCCCTTACCGATCTGGGAACCAGCAGTTATCTGGGTGAGGAAGGCGGCCTGTATCCGAGCGGCAGCAACGTGCGTCCGCCTTCGCACGATTCCGACGGCGTTGCCATCGCCAAAGCCATCGTCCCACTCGACTCCAACGGCAATTACAGCCCGACAGGCAAGTACGCCATGCTGGCCATCGGAGAATCGACTGCGCTCGACGAATTCAGCGCTTTTGTTCCCCTGGCGAATGCCGAGCCGTCGAAGAATCCCGCTCTCGTCATCGTGAACGGCGCACAGGGTGGTGCGACGCCGCATCTGTTCTCTGATATTTCCTCGCCCTACTGGAACACGATCGTCAACAACTATCTGCCCGACCAGGGAGTGACCGCGAACCAGGTCGTCGCCGTTTGGGTCGAAGACACCAATGGCATCGCCACCGGAACCTTTCCCGGCGACATGACCGGAATGCAAGGCAACTATGAGACGGAGATGAACAACGTTCACACGCTGTTCCCGCATGCCGTGCTGGCGTATTTCTCCAGTCGCATCTACGCAGGCTATTCCGATGGCGTGGCGAAGATCGACCCGGAACCATATGCCTACGAAGCGGGTTTCGCCGTGAAGAACGCAATCGGCGACCAGCTCGCCGGCAACGCCAACCTGAACTACAACTCGGCACTGGGAACGGTCGAAGCGCCGTGGATGTCCTGGGGACCGTATTACTGGTCGAATGGGATGCTCGGCCGCAGCGACGGCTTTGTCTGGACGTGCCAGGACTTGCAGGCGGACGGCACGCATCCGGCGTCACCCGCGGGAGATCTGAAAGTAGCCAGCCAACTCTTGAATTTCTTAAAGACCGATGACACCACGATGCCCTGGTTCTTGCAGCCATGA